The window AGTATATTGGCTGGCAGAAACTTGAAGAAAATATAAAATATGCAGATGATATGTACTTAAAATTTGGAGCACCTGATAGAATATTTGGAGGAAATAATGAAAAGGTTTCGGAAATGAAAGAAAAAGCAATTAAAGCAAGTCTTAAATTTATCCCAACCAGACTCCGCCATTTAGGAACAGGTTATAGTAAAACTGTTTTAGGTAATATGCAGGATTATATCCGTGAGCATGGGATAGATATTAAATTTGGAAAAAATGTTAAAGATTTAATTATTGAGAAAAAAGAGATCAAGGGAGTAAAAACAGCTGATGGAGATACTTATTATGCAAAATATGTAGTAACTGCTCCCGGTCGTGAAAATGCTGAATGGCTGAGTGATAAAGCTAAAAAATTAGGAATTGATATGACTATTAACCCTGTAGATATAGGGGTTAGAGTTGAAACATCGGCAGTTATTGCTGAAGAATTAACTGAAAACATGTATGAATCTAAATTAATTTATAGGACTCCTACTTTTGAAGATAAAGTAAGAACTTTTTGTATGTCACCTTATGGTGAAGTTGTAAATGAAAATAATCAGGGCTTAATTACAGTTAATGGCCACAGTCATGCTGATATTAAAACAGAAAATACAAACTTTGCCTTACTTGTAAGTAAGACTTTTACTGAACCATTCCATGAACCAATAACTTATGGAAAAGATATAGCCAAACTAGCCAACCTTTTAGGTGGTGGTGTATTAGTTCAAAGACTGGGCGATCTTTTAAATGGAAGACGTTCTACTCCAGAAAGAATAA is drawn from Halanaerobiales bacterium and contains these coding sequences:
- a CDS encoding FAD-dependent oxidoreductase, producing the protein MKKSYDLIVVGTGPTGIFTVLELIEKNKDLDILMLEKGDNLDKRICPMKENPGSKCANCNSCAIVSGWGGAGAFSDGKLSLTPEIGGNLNEYIGWQKLEENIKYADDMYLKFGAPDRIFGGNNEKVSEMKEKAIKASLKFIPTRLRHLGTGYSKTVLGNMQDYIREHGIDIKFGKNVKDLIIEKKEIKGVKTADGDTYYAKYVVTAPGRENAEWLSDKAKKLGIDMTINPVDIGVRVETSAVIAEELTENMYESKLIYRTPTFEDKVRTFCMSPYGEVVNENNQGLITVNGHSHADIKTENTNFALLVSKTFTEPFHEPITYGKDIAKLANLLGGGVLVQRLGDLLNGRRSTPERINRSIVEPTLKEATPGDLSLVLPHRHLTGIIEMLEALDELAPGLYSRDTLLYGVEVKFYSSRLNV